The DNA sequence TTGCCCAAAGTTTTTGTACCGCCTGCGGTTGTTCAAGAAACAATCAATCTCCAGCTGGTGGTAAAGTACTGAAAGAGCTCCATAACCAATATTCTTACGGAGTTTTTATTCTGAGGAAAGTAAAATCTTTACACGCCATGGTGCTGTGCCCCGGCACTATTACCTGAATTGTATCCTTGAGGCGTTTTCTCTCGGCTGTCATTTGTTTGGCTACTGCCTTGAAATGTGCAATTGGATCGACAAACTGTTTCTCGAGCTCATTGAGATAACTTATGTCTTTGATCATCCATTGCCCTGTGGCCTCAATAATTTAACGTTTGGTTCTGCTGGTCTTTTTCCCGTACAGTATTCCTAAAAAAATATCATCACGTGTTTATAACATAGGGATTTATTTCTGTTATTAGAATAATTCAACTATAAAAGTGTGGTAGAAATTAAAAATATTAGACTTGACATATAGAATATCGGTGTTAGTATATGATATATAAAAATAAAAGGAGCAAGATATGCGTAAGCTTATTATGGTGTTTGTGGCGACTGCGCTGGGGTTTGCCAACGGCAAGCGGAGGTAACGATGAAAATCCAGCACAACCTGCCCACAACGCAGGTGATACTCGGGCTATTGAAGGAGCCATGGAAGGCAAAGATGGGTCCGGTGTACGCGTCGGTGGAGAAGCTGATAAGCAGCCAGGCCTGGGCCAAGCTGCATGAAGGAGCCGATGCGATCAGGGAGAAGTGAGCAGCATGGTGATGGGCCTGCGGCCCCTCCCATGGATATCATTGCAAAATAGGAATCTATATGAAGAAACTATCAAGCCTTTTAGGAAACCTGGATTATTTCATTCAGCCAATTCTCATGATCATATTGTTGGCCGCGGCTTTGTTGCAGGTCTTGTACAGGTTTGTTCCTTTCGTCCATACCCCATGGACCCTGGAATTGATAACTTATCTGTTCAGTGCTTCCGTATGGCTGGGGATAAGTATTGCAGTCAAGGAGAACAGTCATGTCGGTATCCTGGCGGTCTACAGCAGGTTCCCGAGGAAGATCAGGATTTTCTTCAAGATATGCAACTATGGCATCTTTGCTGCGATGATGCTTGTCTTTGCCTTCCTTGGATTGCAGGCACTTGTCGGATACTGGCGAACTGAAAACATTTCTCCCGCCCTGCATGCCCCGTATTGGTTGCTCCGCAGTCCGATAGCCATAGGTGGAATTTACTCGGTCTATAGGATTGTTCAGCAGATAGCGGCAATTATCAGGCATACGGATCCGGAATTCTTCGATACCCAGAGCAAGCCCGTGGATCCTTCTGTGTATTGTGATCAGGTTGGAGGGATAGAGTGATGCCAATAATGAGCATCTCGGTTTGCTTGGGAGCTTTGATCCTGATCGTGATCGGAGCTCCGGTCTTGGTAGCCATCGGTTTCTCCAGCATCATGGTACTCTGTTGCTTCCATCCTGTGCCGTTCATTTCCATTCCCCAGTTGATGTTTTCCGGTATGGAATCCTATACATTGGTCGCGATTCCCCTGTTTGTCCTGGCAGGTGTCCTGATGGAATCCTGCGGCGTTGCAAGAAATATCATTGCGTTCTGCAAGGCTCTCGTCGGATGGGCCCGCGGTGGTTTGGGTGCGGTCAATGTCGTATCAAGCTTCATTTTCGGAGGTATTTCAGGTTCTTCAGTCGCCGATACTGTATCGATAGGGGCCATTATGATTCCTGAGATGATCGATGATGGCTATGACAGGAACTACTCCGCAGGTATCACCGTCATTTCCTCGACGCTGGCTGTCGTCGTCCCCCCTAGCATCCTTATGATAGTCCTTGGAGGCGTCGCTGAGGTTTCTGTGTCAAGGTTGTTGATCGGCGGTCTTGTTCCTGGCGCCTTGATGGCTGTCACCATGATGATTCAGAACTACTACATTGCCAGGAAACACCATTATGGGAGTGTAGCCAAGTTTTCCCTTAGGTCCCTTTGGTCGACGTTTAGGATTGGTTTTTTTGCCTTGGGTGCACCTCTGATCATCATCCTCGGAATCATGACCGGGATCGTCACGCCAACGGAATCAGGAGCCTTAGCGGTATTCTATACCTTGGTGGTCTCCAAGTTCTGTTATCATAGCTTGTCATGGGATGTACTGAGGAGGGCGTTCGTCGAAGGTGCTAAGATGACGGCAGCGGTCGTGGCGATCATTGCTTCTTCATCGATCTTTACGTTCATCATGACCTTCGAAGGATTGCCGCAGATAGTAGCAGGGGCCTTGATGAAGCTTTCTACGAATCCGATTGTGATTCTTCTGCTCATAGATGTGTTCCTGCTTTTCGTGGGCATGCTGATCGATGCCAGTGTTGCGATAATCATACTGAGCCCGATCTTGTATCCGGTCATCCTCAATCTTGGCATCGATCCGGTGTATTTCGGGGTATTGTTCGTCCTCAACCTTGCAATTGGGCTGGTCACGCCACCCTTCGGTGTGTGTCTGTTCAGCGTCTGCAATGTCGGTGACATCAGCATGGAAGACTTGCTCAAGGGATCCCTGTCTCTCTACGGTTCCCTGTTCGGGACCTTGTTGCTGGTGACCTTGTTTCCGCAGATAGTCCTATGGCTGCCCCAGGTCTTGTTTGGCTGATTTGGAATGAATTGACCTTTAAGGAGTATATATGAAAGGTTTAGTGAAGTATGCTGCCGAACCCGGTAACATGGAAGTAAGGGAAGTTGCAGAACCGGTGGTGAAGCCCGATTTCGTCAAGATTGAAGTGATGTCCAGCGGCATCTGCGGTTCTGACCTGCATATTCTGCACAGCGATATCGCCATCCCTGTCCGTCCCCCGGTCATCACAGGCCATGAGTTCAGCGGGGTAGTCGTCGAAGTCGGAGACGGTGTTTCCAACTGCAAGGTCGGTGACCGTATTTCGTCGGAGACTGCATACGGTTACTGCGGTACCTGCGAGAACTGCAAGAACGGACGCTATAATCTGTGTGACCATAGATTGACTCTTGGCTATTGGTTCAACGGGGCCTTTGCGGAGTATACCATGGTCCCCGCTGACAGAATCCATAAACTTGCGGACAATGTGTCTTTCAAGGAAGGGGCCTTGCTGGAACCTTTGGCCTGTGTCTGCCATGCGACTATTGATCTGGCACGGATCAAGGCTGGTGACATCGTCTTGGTATCGGGACCTGGGGCTATCGGGCTTATGACCCTGCAGGTGGCCAAGGCTCACGGTGCCACGGTCATCGTGTCAGGGACGGATATCGATGTGGAGCGTCTCGGCATCGCGCAGAAGCTCGGGGCAGACCTCGTCGTCAACGTCTCAAGGGAGAAACTGTTGGATCTGGTAGGTGACCTGACCGACGGCAGAGGTGTCGATGTCGTATTTGAATGTTCCGGATCCGCCCCAGGGACAAGAACGGGCCTTGAGGCTGTGAAGAAGTATGGACAATTTGTCCAGATCGGTTTGGCGGGCAAACCCTTTGAAGTCGATTTCCCAAGGATCTGCTACAAGGAAATCAAGGTGACGGGATCCTTGGGATCCATATGGTCTTCATGGGACAGTGCCATACGTCTGGTTTCCACCGGTAAGGTTAACCTCAAAGCATTAGCCACCCATGAGTTCAAGCTGGAGGATTGGGAAGAGGCCTTCAGGACCTTTGAAGAGAAGAAGGGGTTGAAGATACTCATCAAGACTCATTGAGGTCCTTCCTATGGTTGGTTTCGGAGTAGGAGCGGGCTTTGTCTGCCTCTGCTCCTTTTCTTCGAAGAATGGCATGGGTCTATGATGACTTTTCTGTTTTTCCTACATTTGTTAGGTACCGCTGTCATACATGCCGGCAAGATGGTTGAGAATAGAGGAAATGAGCAAGAAGTTTCGGAATGAAGAATTTGATAGAGACGGTGTGGTCTTCGGTATGTTGAAGGATGTGCCTTTGCCAAGGATGGCCTTGGTCAAGCAGCATTTTGATGCTTCACATCTTGAAGACATACCGACCGAGATGGCGAAGCAGTTCGACAAGGCGGGCATCGGGAACCGTATACATCCGGGCATGTCCGTCGCCATCACTGTAGGTTCCAGAGGATTGGCGAACATCCCATTGATCGTGAAGGAAATAGTACGCAACGTAAAGCGGCTGGGCGGAAAACCGTTTATCGTTCCTGCGATGGGGTCCCATGGCGGTGCCACGGCGGAAGGACAACGGAGCATAGTGGAAGGCTTGGGCGTCACGGAATCCTTCGTCGATGCACCGATTAGGGCGACGATGGAAACGGTTCCTGTCGGCATCTCCCCCGATGGAAAGGAAGTTCGGATAGACGCCAATGCCGCCGTAGCCGATGGAATTATCGTCCTTGGACGGGTAAAGCCTCATACAGCTTTCAGGGGAAAGTATGAAAGCGGCCTTTTCAAGATGATGGCAATCGGATTGGGAAAGCAGCAAGGGGCACAGATATGCCATGATCAGGGATTCGGCATGATGGCGCACAATGTGGAACAGTTCGGGAATACGATATTGCAGTCTGTGCCGATCTTGTTTGGAATCGCGATCGTCGAGAATGCCTTTGATGAAACGGCGTTGATAGAAGCTGTCCCGAAGGAGGCGATTCCCGCCCGTGAACCTGAACTGCTTGAGACTGCAAGATCCTTGATGGCCAGGATAGGGTTCAAGGATATCGATATAATGGTCATCGACAAGATCGGTAAGAACTATAGTGGAGACGGTATGGATCCGAACATCACTGCTTCCTATAGTACGCCATATGCCTCGGGCGGTCCTAATGTACAAAGGTATGTCGTCCTTGATCTGAGCGAAGAAACCCACGGTAATGCCTTGGGGGCCGGGCAGGCTGACTTCGTCACGAAGAGGTTGTTCAACAAGCTGGACTTCGATGCCGCATATCCGAATGCATTGACATGCACCGTCGTATCCGGAGTACGGGTTCCGTTGATCCTCAATACCGACCGCCTTGCATTACAGGCTGCGGTATTTACTTGCGTAGGCATAGATAAGCGTTTCCCGAGGATCGTTAGGATCGCCAATTCCTCGCATGTAGATGCGATATCTGTTTCCGAAGCGCTTCGCGATGAAGTACGTGCAAGCGATGGACTGGAATTCCTTTCCGATTTCAAGCCTTTTTGCTTCGATGAAGAAGGCAACCTTGACTTGAGTGCCGAAGACTATGCCGCCGGCTTATGATCCGCCCAGGATCGACTGCTGTAGTGGATATCCCGATGGGGAATCATGGAGGGAGCGCGTATGATCATTGAGTTTCCTTATGGAAAGGAATCATTGAAACT is a window from the Sediminispirochaeta bajacaliforniensis DSM 16054 genome containing:
- a CDS encoding TRAP transporter small permease: MKKLSSLLGNLDYFIQPILMIILLAAALLQVLYRFVPFVHTPWTLELITYLFSASVWLGISIAVKENSHVGILAVYSRFPRKIRIFFKICNYGIFAAMMLVFAFLGLQALVGYWRTENISPALHAPYWLLRSPIAIGGIYSVYRIVQQIAAIIRHTDPEFFDTQSKPVDPSVYCDQVGGIE
- a CDS encoding TRAP transporter large permease, whose amino-acid sequence is MSISVCLGALILIVIGAPVLVAIGFSSIMVLCCFHPVPFISIPQLMFSGMESYTLVAIPLFVLAGVLMESCGVARNIIAFCKALVGWARGGLGAVNVVSSFIFGGISGSSVADTVSIGAIMIPEMIDDGYDRNYSAGITVISSTLAVVVPPSILMIVLGGVAEVSVSRLLIGGLVPGALMAVTMMIQNYYIARKHHYGSVAKFSLRSLWSTFRIGFFALGAPLIIILGIMTGIVTPTESGALAVFYTLVVSKFCYHSLSWDVLRRAFVEGAKMTAAVVAIIASSSIFTFIMTFEGLPQIVAGALMKLSTNPIVILLLIDVFLLFVGMLIDASVAIIILSPILYPVILNLGIDPVYFGVLFVLNLAIGLVTPPFGVCLFSVCNVGDISMEDLLKGSLSLYGSLFGTLLLVTLFPQIVLWLPQVLFG
- a CDS encoding zinc-dependent alcohol dehydrogenase, coding for MKGLVKYAAEPGNMEVREVAEPVVKPDFVKIEVMSSGICGSDLHILHSDIAIPVRPPVITGHEFSGVVVEVGDGVSNCKVGDRISSETAYGYCGTCENCKNGRYNLCDHRLTLGYWFNGAFAEYTMVPADRIHKLADNVSFKEGALLEPLACVCHATIDLARIKAGDIVLVSGPGAIGLMTLQVAKAHGATVIVSGTDIDVERLGIAQKLGADLVVNVSREKLLDLVGDLTDGRGVDVVFECSGSAPGTRTGLEAVKKYGQFVQIGLAGKPFEVDFPRICYKEIKVTGSLGSIWSSWDSAIRLVSTGKVNLKALATHEFKLEDWEEAFRTFEEKKGLKILIKTH
- a CDS encoding nickel pincer cofactor-dependent isomerase, group 22, whose amino-acid sequence is MSKKFRNEEFDRDGVVFGMLKDVPLPRMALVKQHFDASHLEDIPTEMAKQFDKAGIGNRIHPGMSVAITVGSRGLANIPLIVKEIVRNVKRLGGKPFIVPAMGSHGGATAEGQRSIVEGLGVTESFVDAPIRATMETVPVGISPDGKEVRIDANAAVADGIIVLGRVKPHTAFRGKYESGLFKMMAIGLGKQQGAQICHDQGFGMMAHNVEQFGNTILQSVPILFGIAIVENAFDETALIEAVPKEAIPAREPELLETARSLMARIGFKDIDIMVIDKIGKNYSGDGMDPNITASYSTPYASGGPNVQRYVVLDLSEETHGNALGAGQADFVTKRLFNKLDFDAAYPNALTCTVVSGVRVPLILNTDRLALQAAVFTCVGIDKRFPRIVRIANSSHVDAISVSEALRDEVRASDGLEFLSDFKPFCFDEEGNLDLSAEDYAAGL